A portion of the Pseudomonas protegens CHA0 genome contains these proteins:
- a CDS encoding MetQ/NlpA family ABC transporter substrate-binding protein, with translation MKKTLAVLAAVLSLSVNANEKLLVGATPVPHAEILEFVKPQLAKEGVDLQIKVFTDFIQPNQQLALKNLDANYYQYRPFLDDFNKTRHTDLVPVVGVHIEPFGAYSTRIKTIAELKDGASVSIPNDPVNTGRALVLLDEAGLIKLKDPSNTLATQRDIVENPKHLKIRELEGALLARSVSQVDLAFVFANYALEAGIDTNSALIVEKGKDLYIEFLVARPDNINDPRIQKLAKALNSDAVRQFILTRYKGQIAPGF, from the coding sequence ATGAAGAAGACCCTGGCCGTATTGGCCGCCGTACTGTCCCTGAGCGTCAACGCCAACGAAAAGCTGCTGGTGGGCGCGACCCCGGTGCCCCACGCCGAGATCCTCGAATTCGTCAAACCGCAACTGGCCAAGGAAGGCGTGGACCTGCAGATCAAGGTGTTCACCGACTTCATCCAGCCCAACCAGCAACTGGCGCTGAAGAACCTCGACGCCAACTACTACCAGTACCGGCCGTTCCTCGATGACTTCAACAAGACCCGGCACACCGACCTGGTGCCCGTGGTGGGGGTGCACATCGAACCGTTCGGCGCCTACTCCACCAGGATCAAGACCATCGCCGAGCTCAAGGACGGGGCCAGCGTGTCGATTCCCAACGACCCGGTGAACACCGGCCGGGCCCTGGTGCTGCTGGATGAAGCGGGGCTGATCAAGCTCAAGGACCCGAGCAACACCCTGGCCACCCAGCGCGACATTGTCGAGAACCCCAAGCACCTGAAGATCCGTGAACTGGAAGGCGCCTTGCTGGCCCGCTCGGTAAGCCAGGTGGACCTGGCGTTTGTCTTCGCCAACTACGCCCTGGAAGCCGGGATCGATACCAACAGCGCCTTGATCGTGGAGAAGGGCAAGGACCTGTACATCGAATTTCTGGTGGCGCGCCCGGACAACATCAACGACCCGCGGATCCAGAAACTGGCCAAGGCGCTGAACTCCGACGCCGTGCGCCAGTTCATCCTGACCCGCTACAAAGGCCAGATCGCCCCCGGCTTCTGA
- a CDS encoding methionine ABC transporter permease gives MAELFKNIYWADIAQACVDTLSMLGAALGFTVLLGLPLGVLLFLTGKRQLHEAVGLYRVLSVLVNMLRSLPFIILLIVLIPLTTLLVGTSLGVPGTIPPLVVGCTPFFARLVETALREVDRGVVEATQAMGGSTWQIIRHTLLPEARGGLLAAVTVTAIVLVDYTAMAGVIGGGGLGDLAIRYGYQRFQTDVMVVTVVLLLVLVQALQMTGDRLVAHYSRR, from the coding sequence ATGGCCGAACTGTTCAAGAACATTTACTGGGCCGATATCGCCCAGGCCTGCGTCGATACCCTGAGCATGCTCGGCGCGGCCCTGGGTTTTACCGTGCTGCTGGGGCTGCCCCTGGGCGTGCTGCTGTTTCTCACCGGCAAGCGCCAGTTGCATGAAGCGGTGGGCCTGTATCGGGTGCTGTCGGTGCTGGTCAACATGCTGCGCTCCTTGCCCTTCATCATCTTGCTGATCGTGCTGATTCCCCTGACCACCTTGCTGGTGGGCACCTCGCTTGGCGTGCCGGGCACCATCCCGCCGCTGGTGGTGGGCTGCACGCCGTTCTTTGCCCGGCTGGTGGAAACCGCCCTGCGGGAAGTGGACCGCGGGGTGGTGGAAGCGACCCAGGCCATGGGCGGCAGCACCTGGCAGATCATTCGCCACACCTTGCTGCCCGAAGCCCGGGGCGGTCTGCTGGCGGCGGTCACGGTGACCGCCATCGTGCTGGTGGACTACACCGCCATGGCCGGGGTGATCGGTGGCGGCGGCCTGGGCGACCTGGCGATCCGCTACGGCTACCAGCGTTTCCAGACCGATGTGATGGTGGTCACCGTGGTCCTGCTGCTGGTGCTGGTGCAGGCCCTGCAGATGACCGGTGACCGCCTGGTGGCGCACTACAGCCGCCGTTGA
- a CDS encoding SfnB family sulfur acquisition oxidoreductase: MPALPESAVYPLHTPAAHVIRDGAEALAVARQVAAILLEQDAERDRTREVPAQVVDLYSNSGLWGISVPREFGGAQVSYAVLAEVIAIISAADPSLGQIPQNHYCLLEDIRLQGTPEQQAHFFALALQGHRFANALSETGGKNVQDIQATIRRSGDGYVINGRKGYCTGSLYAHWLAVLALDEQGRGQLAFVPRGSEGLAVIDDWDSIGQRTTSSGTVLAQDLKVPAFNLFPTYRSYESPTLAGPFAQLTTAAIDAGIARAALRDTIAFVREHARPWIDAGVEKASEDPLTIIQVGALDIRLEAAEALLERAGLALDAARPAPDEDNVARASLAVAKAKVLTTEIAIEASNKLFELGGTRSTLKRHNFDRHWRNARVHTLHDPVRWKYHVVGNWLLNDIKPPRHDWS, encoded by the coding sequence ATGCCTGCATTGCCTGAATCTGCCGTTTATCCCCTGCACACTCCCGCTGCCCATGTGATCCGCGATGGCGCCGAAGCCCTGGCCGTGGCCCGGCAAGTGGCCGCGATCCTGCTGGAGCAGGACGCCGAGCGCGACCGTACCCGGGAAGTACCGGCGCAGGTGGTCGACCTGTACTCCAACAGTGGCTTGTGGGGCATCAGTGTGCCTCGCGAATTCGGCGGCGCCCAGGTGTCCTATGCGGTGCTGGCCGAGGTCATCGCGATCATTTCCGCTGCCGACCCGTCCCTGGGGCAGATCCCGCAGAACCACTACTGCCTGCTGGAAGACATCCGCCTGCAGGGCACGCCGGAGCAACAGGCGCACTTTTTCGCCCTGGCCCTGCAAGGCCATCGCTTTGCCAATGCGTTGTCGGAAACCGGCGGCAAGAACGTCCAGGACATCCAGGCCACTATCCGCCGCTCGGGTGACGGTTATGTGATCAATGGCCGCAAGGGCTACTGCACCGGTTCGCTGTATGCCCATTGGCTGGCAGTGCTGGCCCTGGACGAGCAGGGCAGGGGCCAGTTGGCCTTCGTGCCCCGGGGCAGCGAGGGGCTGGCGGTGATCGACGACTGGGACAGCATCGGCCAGCGCACCACCTCCAGTGGCACCGTACTGGCCCAGGACCTCAAGGTGCCGGCCTTCAACCTGTTTCCCACCTACCGTTCCTACGAAAGCCCGACCCTGGCCGGGCCCTTCGCCCAGCTGACCACGGCCGCCATTGACGCCGGGATTGCCCGGGCGGCGCTGCGCGACACCATCGCCTTCGTGCGTGAGCATGCCCGGCCGTGGATCGATGCCGGGGTGGAGAAGGCCAGTGAAGACCCGCTGACCATCATCCAGGTGGGGGCCCTGGACATTCGCCTGGAAGCCGCCGAGGCCCTGCTGGAACGGGCCGGCCTGGCCCTGGACGCGGCCCGCCCGGCACCCGATGAAGACAATGTGGCCCGGGCCTCCCTGGCGGTGGCCAAGGCCAAGGTGCTGACCACTGAAATCGCCATCGAGGCCAGCAACAAACTGTTCGAACTGGGGGGCACCCGTTCCACCCTCAAGCGCCACAACTTCGACCGCCACTGGCGCAACGCCCGGGTGCATACCCTGCACGACCCGGTGCGCTGGAAATACCACGTGGTGGGCAACTGGCTGCTCAACGACATCAAGCCACCGCGCCATGACTGGTCCTGA
- a CDS encoding VOC family protein yields the protein MSVNPIPEGFSGVTPYLGIQRAAEAIEFYKKAFDAVQIMRLDMPDGRVGHAELRIGGSAIMLGSPCEQTPMGSPEAHKTSVGLHLYVEDVDSRFAQAIAAGGTEVSAVKDQFYGDRSGSLRDPFGHVWFLASRKEELSAEEIGRRAREMFQQQAG from the coding sequence ATGAGCGTCAATCCCATTCCCGAAGGTTTCAGCGGCGTCACCCCCTACCTGGGCATCCAGCGCGCCGCCGAGGCCATCGAGTTCTACAAGAAGGCCTTCGACGCGGTGCAGATCATGCGCCTGGACATGCCCGACGGCAGGGTCGGCCATGCCGAACTGCGCATCGGCGGTTCGGCCATCATGCTCGGCAGCCCTTGCGAACAAACCCCGATGGGCAGCCCAGAAGCCCACAAGACGTCGGTCGGGCTGCACCTGTATGTGGAAGATGTCGACAGCCGCTTTGCCCAGGCGATCGCCGCGGGCGGCACCGAAGTGTCGGCGGTCAAGGACCAGTTCTACGGAGATCGCAGCGGCAGCCTGCGCGACCCTTTCGGGCATGTGTGGTTCCTCGCCAGCCGCAAGGAGGAACTGAGCGCCGAGGAAATCGGCCGGCGGGCCCGGGAAATGTTCCAGCAACAGGCTGGCTGA
- a CDS encoding PepSY-associated TM helix domain-containing protein codes for MSKKSRSKIWFLVHSWLALPIWFFVLIVCVTGTLAVVSQEIVWLANPDVRASKPSDDAQPLNYDQIVQAIKRAEPQTRVDTIVTPDESHFALSVSVSYPDGRSPTLYVNPYTGVIQGTSPQFDFQGFTRALHGWWLVPFTNGYSWGWYLVSLLGLPMLVSLITGLVVYKKFWKGFLKPTLRLRHGARIFWGDFHRLSGIWSIWFIAVISITGTWFMIEAILSDNHISISSEPVVPVIAREQVPTTGDGSPAPMIGLDQAIGIATQKIPGFDISFVSLPSNAYSHLYVGGRGWYPLMYQTANINPYTGSLDTSHLLADRNTLEFVTESMRPLHTGDFGGLWIKLIWFFFGLVLSMMVLSGLLIWTKRTALVTANALKREEKAARARPASKPAQAPAPAMSAETSESTL; via the coding sequence ATGTCGAAGAAGTCCCGTTCAAAAATCTGGTTTCTGGTGCACAGCTGGCTGGCCCTGCCCATCTGGTTCTTTGTGCTGATTGTCTGCGTCACCGGCACCCTGGCGGTGGTCAGCCAGGAGATCGTGTGGCTGGCCAACCCCGACGTGCGCGCCAGCAAGCCCAGCGATGATGCACAACCGCTGAATTACGACCAGATCGTCCAGGCCATCAAGCGCGCCGAACCCCAGACCCGGGTGGACACCATCGTCACCCCGGATGAAAGCCACTTCGCCCTGAGTGTCAGTGTCAGCTACCCGGACGGCCGCTCGCCGACGCTCTACGTCAACCCCTACACCGGGGTGATCCAGGGCACCAGCCCGCAGTTCGATTTCCAGGGCTTCACCCGCGCCCTGCACGGCTGGTGGCTGGTGCCCTTCACCAACGGCTACAGCTGGGGCTGGTACCTGGTGTCCTTGCTGGGCCTGCCCATGCTGGTGTCGCTGATCACCGGGCTGGTGGTCTACAAGAAGTTCTGGAAAGGCTTTCTCAAGCCGACCCTGCGCCTGCGCCACGGTGCACGGATCTTCTGGGGTGATTTCCATCGCCTGAGCGGCATCTGGTCGATCTGGTTCATCGCGGTGATCTCCATCACCGGCACCTGGTTCATGATCGAAGCGATTCTTTCGGACAACCACATCAGTATCTCCAGCGAACCCGTGGTCCCGGTGATCGCCCGCGAGCAAGTGCCGACCACGGGCGATGGCAGCCCGGCGCCGATGATCGGCCTGGACCAGGCCATCGGCATTGCCACACAGAAAATCCCCGGCTTCGACATCAGCTTCGTCAGCCTGCCGAGCAACGCCTACAGCCACCTGTATGTCGGCGGCCGCGGCTGGTATCCGCTGATGTACCAGACGGCCAACATCAACCCCTATACCGGCTCCCTGGACACCTCGCACCTGCTGGCGGACCGCAACACCCTGGAGTTCGTCACCGAATCCATGCGCCCGTTGCACACCGGTGATTTCGGCGGCCTCTGGATCAAGCTGATCTGGTTCTTCTTCGGCCTGGTGCTGAGCATGATGGTCCTCAGCGGCCTGCTGATCTGGACCAAGCGCACCGCCCTGGTCACCGCCAACGCCCTTAAGCGCGAAGAAAAGGCCGCCCGTGCGCGCCCCGCCAGCAAACCCGCCCAGGCACCCGCCCCGGCCATGAGCGCCGAAACCTCGGAGAGCACCCTGTGA
- a CDS encoding DUF6162 family protein has product MTPATTQVVRPAGAGHETLYVLLLCALILSVAATVVLWRGEETATGSVASHQLDARRDLSAGEQGIYADLRVTLDEIHLLRAESQDLPTPEELAGEGFAPFAQDASSVSRGGHIWTVQNQAYLGLSQNPQVAGSFLMRIDAEDDTQVDIWLNRAPSAALPADLGDEPLAAAGWQQVVAQFDAGVTRQHRH; this is encoded by the coding sequence ATGACTCCTGCCACCACCCAGGTTGTGCGCCCCGCCGGCGCCGGCCATGAAACCCTCTATGTGCTGTTGCTGTGTGCACTGATTCTGAGTGTGGCTGCCACCGTGGTGCTGTGGCGCGGCGAAGAAACCGCGACCGGCAGTGTCGCCAGCCACCAGCTGGACGCGCGCCGCGACCTCAGCGCCGGCGAGCAGGGCATCTATGCCGACCTGCGGGTGACCCTCGACGAAATCCACCTGCTGCGCGCCGAAAGCCAGGACCTGCCGACCCCCGAGGAACTGGCCGGCGAAGGCTTCGCACCCTTCGCCCAGGACGCCAGCTCGGTGAGCCGCGGTGGCCATATCTGGACAGTGCAGAACCAGGCCTACCTGGGTCTGAGCCAGAACCCGCAAGTGGCCGGCTCCTTTCTGATGCGCATCGACGCCGAAGATGACACCCAGGTGGATATCTGGCTCAACCGCGCCCCTTCCGCCGCCCTGCCCGCTGACCTGGGCGACGAACCACTGGCCGCCGCCGGCTGGCAACAGGTGGTGGCGCAATTCGATGCCGGAGTGACCCGCCAGCATCGCCACTGA
- a CDS encoding metal ABC transporter substrate-binding protein — protein sequence MPISSQRRPFLQVLLVSLLALVLSPLASADPAKRLRIGITLHPYYSYVANIVGDKAEVVPLIPAGFNPHAYEPRAEDIKRIGTLDVIVLNGVGHDDFADRMIAASERPDIPVIEANENVPLLAATGVAARGAGKVVNPHTFLSISASIAQVNNIARELGKMDPTNAKTYTQNARAYGKRLRQMRADALAKLTQAPNADLRVATVHAAYDYLLREFGLQVTAVVEPAHGIEPSPSQLKKTIDQLRELDVKVIFSEMDFPSTYVDTIQRESGVKLYPLSHISYGDYSADKYEKEMKGNLDTVVRAIQEAGA from the coding sequence ATGCCTATTTCATCTCAACGCCGCCCCTTTCTGCAGGTGCTGCTGGTCAGTCTGCTGGCCCTGGTGCTCAGCCCCCTGGCCAGCGCCGACCCGGCCAAGCGCCTGCGCATCGGCATCACCCTGCACCCCTACTACAGCTACGTGGCCAATATCGTCGGTGACAAGGCCGAGGTGGTGCCGCTGATTCCCGCCGGCTTCAACCCCCACGCCTACGAACCCCGGGCCGAGGACATCAAGCGCATCGGCACCCTGGACGTGATAGTGCTCAACGGCGTGGGCCACGATGACTTCGCCGACCGCATGATCGCCGCCAGCGAGCGCCCGGACATCCCGGTGATCGAAGCCAACGAAAACGTGCCGCTGCTGGCCGCCACCGGGGTGGCCGCGCGAGGCGCCGGCAAAGTGGTCAACCCGCACACCTTCCTCTCCATCAGCGCCTCCATCGCCCAGGTCAACAACATCGCCCGAGAGCTGGGCAAGATGGACCCGACCAACGCCAAGACCTACACCCAGAACGCCCGCGCCTACGGCAAGCGCCTGCGGCAGATGCGCGCCGACGCCCTGGCCAAGCTGACCCAGGCGCCCAATGCCGACCTGCGGGTGGCCACGGTGCATGCTGCCTACGACTACCTGCTGCGCGAGTTCGGCCTGCAAGTCACCGCGGTGGTGGAGCCGGCCCACGGCATCGAACCCAGCCCCAGCCAGTTGAAGAAGACCATCGACCAACTGCGCGAGCTGGACGTCAAGGTGATCTTCTCGGAGATGGACTTCCCCTCCACCTACGTCGACACCATCCAGCGTGAATCCGGGGTCAAGCTCTACCCGCTGTCACACATTTCCTACGGCGACTACAGCGCCGACAAGTACGAGAAGGAAATGAAGGGCAACCTCGACACCGTGGTCCGGGCCATCCAGGAGGCCGGGGCATGA
- a CDS encoding metal ABC transporter ATP-binding protein: protein MTAIETLLRGPAIEFDQVSLTLGRTTILDRVAFQVQPGSVHALVGPNGGGKSSLIKTLLGQMPHQGQLRLQWPDAPGTIGYVPQALEFDRGLPMTVDDFMAAMCQRRPAFLGLSRHYAQAIGEALERVGMQDKRKRRMGALSGGERQRVLLAQGLIPAPQLLVLDEPMSALDEAGIQVFERLLHDWRQSGITLLWIEHDLEAVGRLADRVTGLNRRVLFDGPAQQTLTPERLLSLFSTHPRAAGSAA, encoded by the coding sequence ATGACCGCCATCGAGACCCTGCTGCGGGGCCCGGCCATCGAGTTCGACCAGGTCAGCCTGACCCTGGGCCGCACCACCATCCTCGATCGCGTCGCCTTCCAGGTGCAGCCCGGCAGCGTGCACGCCCTGGTGGGCCCCAACGGCGGCGGCAAGAGTTCGCTGATCAAGACCCTGCTGGGGCAGATGCCGCACCAGGGCCAGTTGCGCCTGCAGTGGCCGGATGCCCCCGGCACCATCGGCTACGTGCCCCAGGCCCTGGAGTTCGACCGCGGCCTGCCCATGACCGTGGACGACTTCATGGCCGCCATGTGCCAGCGCCGCCCGGCCTTTCTCGGCCTCAGCCGGCACTACGCCCAAGCCATTGGCGAGGCCCTGGAACGAGTCGGCATGCAGGACAAGCGCAAGCGGCGCATGGGCGCCCTGTCCGGCGGTGAACGCCAGCGGGTACTGCTGGCCCAGGGCCTGATCCCGGCACCGCAACTGCTGGTACTGGATGAACCGATGTCGGCCCTGGACGAGGCCGGCATCCAGGTCTTCGAACGACTGCTCCACGACTGGCGCCAGAGCGGCATCACCCTGTTGTGGATCGAGCACGACCTGGAGGCCGTGGGCCGCCTGGCGGACCGGGTCACCGGCCTCAACCGTCGGGTGCTGTTCGACGGCCCGGCGCAGCAGACCCTGACCCCGGAGCGCCTGCTCAGCCTGTTCTCCACCCATCCACGAGCCGCCGGGAGCGCCGCCTGA
- a CDS encoding metal ABC transporter permease, whose translation MTYEAFRLMVQGWASAGYLPEALAYGFVVNALLAGLLIGPVLGGLGTLVVVKRFAFFSEAVGHAALTGVAIGILLGEPYTGPYGSLFGYCLLFGILLNYLRNRTGLAPDTLIGVFLSVSLALGASLLLILAGKINVHILENVLFGSVLTVNGSDLLVLLIVGALVLGLSLPLYNRIMLASFNPQLAAVRGVAVKTLDYLFVILVTLITVAAVKVIGAILVGALLVIPAAAARLLSQSLKGFFWISVSIATVSTLCGILLPIVFDLPVPSGAAIILVAGVAFALAAIARGTVPSLKGNIG comes from the coding sequence ATGACCTATGAAGCTTTTCGCCTGATGGTCCAGGGCTGGGCTTCGGCCGGCTACCTGCCCGAAGCCCTGGCCTACGGGTTCGTGGTCAACGCCCTGCTGGCCGGGCTGCTGATCGGCCCGGTGCTGGGCGGCCTGGGTACCCTGGTGGTGGTCAAACGCTTCGCCTTCTTCTCCGAAGCCGTGGGCCACGCGGCGCTGACCGGGGTGGCCATCGGCATTCTCCTGGGCGAACCCTACACCGGCCCCTACGGCAGCCTGTTCGGCTACTGCCTGCTGTTCGGCATCCTGCTCAACTACCTGCGCAACCGCACCGGCCTGGCCCCGGACACCCTGATCGGCGTGTTCCTTTCGGTGTCCCTGGCCCTGGGCGCCAGCCTGCTGCTGATCCTCGCCGGCAAGATCAACGTGCACATCCTGGAAAACGTGCTGTTCGGCTCGGTGCTCACGGTCAACGGCAGCGACCTCTTGGTGCTGCTGATCGTCGGCGCCCTGGTGCTGGGCCTGAGCCTGCCGTTGTACAACCGCATCATGCTGGCCAGCTTCAACCCGCAGCTGGCGGCGGTACGCGGCGTAGCGGTGAAGACCCTGGACTACCTGTTCGTGATCCTGGTGACCCTGATCACCGTGGCCGCGGTCAAAGTCATCGGCGCCATCCTGGTAGGCGCCCTGCTGGTGATTCCGGCCGCCGCGGCACGCCTGCTGAGCCAGTCGCTCAAGGGCTTCTTCTGGATCTCGGTGAGCATCGCCACCGTCAGCACCCTGTGCGGCATCCTGCTGCCGATCGTCTTCGACCTGCCGGTGCCCTCCGGCGCCGCGATCATCCTGGTGGCCGGTGTCGCCTTCGCCCTGGCCGCCATCGCTCGCGGCACTGTCCCCAGCCTGAAAGGGAATATCGGATAA
- a CDS encoding metal ABC transporter solute-binding protein, Zn/Mn family, with protein MHSSLPHLSLRRLTLALALGGLISTPALAERDHFEPMRVVANHGMGNTALHSATSSKSPTVLASLPVTFGLGQILLQGTDIKLERAAPANLPGSRQTAYFTGRGAPALAKLALNADAVIGLRSIWPDDPLYPNARRSNIRIVEIDAARPVDGALPGVALQPGKSDGLNAQPWLSSNNLGRMADVLAADLARLAPEAKPQIESNLAGLKQRLLKLSADSEARLAEADNLSVLSLSEHFGYLVSGLNLELLEVDARADNEWTPEALKKLQARLKDNDVALVLHHRQPSDALKAAISAGGSQLLVLETDSADPLAELEGNLQKVTQALSL; from the coding sequence ATGCACAGTTCATTGCCTCACCTGTCACTGCGTCGCCTGACCCTGGCCCTGGCCCTCGGCGGCCTGATCAGTACTCCGGCCCTGGCCGAGCGCGACCACTTCGAACCGATGCGCGTGGTCGCCAACCACGGCATGGGCAACACCGCGCTGCACAGCGCCACCTCAAGCAAATCACCGACGGTGCTGGCTTCCCTACCGGTAACTTTCGGCCTGGGGCAGATCCTGCTGCAGGGTACCGACATCAAGCTGGAACGGGCCGCCCCGGCCAACCTGCCGGGCTCGCGGCAGACTGCCTATTTCACCGGGCGTGGCGCTCCGGCCCTGGCCAAGCTGGCGCTCAATGCCGACGCAGTGATCGGCCTGCGCTCGATCTGGCCGGACGACCCGCTGTACCCCAACGCCCGGCGCAGCAACATCCGCATCGTCGAGATCGACGCTGCACGCCCGGTGGACGGCGCCCTGCCCGGGGTGGCCCTGCAACCGGGCAAGAGCGACGGGCTCAACGCCCAGCCCTGGCTGTCCAGCAACAACCTGGGGCGCATGGCCGACGTGCTGGCGGCGGACCTCGCGCGGCTGGCGCCCGAAGCCAAACCGCAGATCGAAAGCAACCTGGCGGGCCTCAAACAGCGCCTGCTGAAACTCAGCGCCGACAGCGAAGCGCGCCTGGCCGAGGCCGACAACCTCAGCGTGCTGAGCCTCTCCGAGCACTTCGGGTACCTGGTCAGTGGCCTGAACCTGGAACTGCTGGAAGTGGACGCCCGGGCCGACAACGAATGGACCCCCGAGGCCCTGAAAAAGCTGCAAGCCCGGCTCAAGGACAACGATGTGGCCCTGGTCCTGCACCACCGCCAGCCGTCCGATGCACTGAAAGCCGCCATCAGCGCCGGCGGCAGCCAGCTACTGGTGCTGGAAACCGACAGCGCTGACCCGCTCGCCGAACTGGAAGGCAACCTGCAGAAAGTCACCCAGGCCTTGAGCCTGTAG
- a CDS encoding class I SAM-dependent methyltransferase gives MSDYVNLNKTNWDERAPLHAASADYAVQRFVDEAGYLSDVVQFDRPLLGDIRGLRGVHLQCHIGTDTLSLARLGAQMSGVDFSPASLAEARTLARRCNTPIDYHESDVFLAAEVLPQGNFDLVYTGIGALCWLPSIERWAQTVGALLKPGGRLFIREGHPMLWAINEDHHDSLRVELPYFETREPLVWDDENTYVETDSPLKATMTHEWNHGMGEIISALLGQGLQITGLVEHQSIPWEALPGQMIVDERGEWRLKDAPWRLPLSYTLQAIKPAA, from the coding sequence ATGAGCGACTACGTAAACCTCAACAAGACCAACTGGGACGAACGCGCGCCCCTGCATGCCGCCTCGGCGGACTACGCGGTGCAGCGTTTTGTCGACGAAGCCGGCTATCTGTCCGACGTGGTGCAGTTCGACCGGCCCTTGCTGGGGGATATCCGAGGCCTGCGCGGGGTGCATCTGCAATGCCATATCGGCACCGACACCCTGTCCCTGGCCCGCCTCGGCGCGCAGATGAGCGGCGTGGATTTTTCCCCGGCGTCCCTGGCGGAAGCCCGGACCCTGGCCCGACGCTGCAATACGCCTATCGACTACCACGAGTCCGACGTGTTCCTGGCCGCCGAGGTACTGCCCCAAGGCAACTTCGATCTGGTCTACACCGGCATCGGCGCCCTGTGCTGGCTGCCGAGCATCGAGCGCTGGGCGCAGACCGTCGGCGCCCTGCTCAAGCCCGGGGGCCGGCTGTTCATCCGCGAAGGCCACCCGATGCTCTGGGCCATCAACGAAGATCACCACGACTCATTGCGGGTGGAACTGCCCTACTTCGAAACCCGCGAGCCTCTGGTCTGGGACGACGAAAATACCTACGTGGAAACCGACAGCCCCCTCAAGGCCACCATGACCCACGAATGGAATCACGGCATGGGCGAAATCATCAGCGCCCTGTTGGGCCAGGGCTTGCAGATCACCGGTCTGGTGGAGCACCAGAGCATCCCCTGGGAAGCCCTCCCCGGGCAGATGATCGTTGATGAACGCGGCGAATGGCGGCTCAAGGACGCGCCATGGCGCCTGCCCTTGAGCTACACCTTGCAGGCCATCAAGCCCGCGGCCTGA
- a CDS encoding MbtH family protein, producing MTSVFDREDILFQVVVNHEEQYSIWPDYKAVPQGWRTVGKSGFKKDCLAYIEEVWTDMRPLSLRQKMDQQAVAG from the coding sequence ATGACTTCAGTATTCGACCGTGAGGACATCCTGTTCCAGGTGGTGGTCAACCATGAAGAGCAATACTCGATCTGGCCCGACTACAAGGCCGTGCCCCAGGGCTGGCGCACTGTGGGCAAGAGCGGTTTCAAGAAGGACTGCCTGGCCTACATCGAAGAAGTCTGGACCGACATGCGGCCCTTGAGCCTGCGCCAGAAGATGGACCAGCAGGCCGTGGCCGGCTGA